The following DNA comes from Ricinus communis isolate WT05 ecotype wild-type chromosome 10, ASM1957865v1, whole genome shotgun sequence.
gaaaagactgTAATTGCATGTATGTTTGACAGACGaccaagaaaaaagaatacatGAGATGGCGATGTTCATTGCTATATATGATCATGAATTAATGCAACTATGCTTACATGGACAACGCGATGCATTAATCCCCTGAGATTTGCCTGACTGGTAACTGAGTCTCCTTTCCAATCTTTCATTTTCaggttttatttttgtaaacgACCGTAAGAGTTAAAGTGACATGACCATTACTTCTCCCTGATGATTGATGATAAAAAGATTCGACATAGAGAGAGACAGAAGATGGCCATAAGAATGCTCCTCATGCTTCCACCAGTTCTCTAACAGTGTTGGCTACATTACCTTTCAGAACATATCGCATCTTCAGaagtaaaatttaagtatCAACCCTGACAAAAGGGGGGAGACATATAGTGGAAGAATGAAACAAATTTGGCAAAACAAAGAATTTGGAGGACCTGATCCAATCAGAAAACAATACTGGAAAGAACTCCAAGTATATTTGCTGGCTGCtgcaaaaatattaatttagaaaaactgTACCTTACAGCTAGCCTGTTGAAtgattgttaaaaataatttgcatTATAGACTTTATGCAAGAGAACCTTCTTAGCAGATGCAACTAATAGATTGCTttcataaaagataaaatggaACAAAATTGTACCTTatctcataaaaaattaagcaaCTTTACACatcaaactaaaataataaacaacaaaaataccgAAATTTAGATATCTACAACTATCTTTTACAGTGTTGGAGAGGCAAAAATGGAGAACAGCCATCCCATACAAATACAGCCATCACATGCAACACCTATCATATTGTCATGATatgtaataaaaagataacacCCAAAACTTCTAGAATTTCTGACACTGGTGTTTGTTTCTGGATTTGATGAGTACATGAGAGTCTACATATTGCACATCCAGTGAGATACATAATATGCTTGGCACCAATCATATTATCACGCAAGCACAGGTATCTTTCTCAATGTCTGACTTGATTATAGTCTACCTGCCAGATCAAATGGAACCCTCAATAATGAAAGCAATCTAGATCAGATTTATCTAGATTCTAGTGTAATCTCCAATTATCAGAAACCAAGAATCATACAAGGACTTGTATGAAAATTGATCAGATAATAAGACTATTGGCATTTAGGACTTCCTTTGCATATGTTCCTCCATTTATCCTTAAGATCTGTTGTAGTACGATCATGCAAAAATACTGCACTACCATACTCCAAAATTTTCTTCCACGAAATAGTTCGGTCactaatatttgaaaatttctGCACTCCCTCCTGTAAATGAAATGCTCAAGTATCAATTGTaccaatgaaaaaaaaaatcaaaatcaaaattcaataatCTACTGAACGATGAAGcatacaaatataatttcaagCTCTGAAGCTGTTTAAAAGACAAACTCTGCAGTTTAGCACCTTTTCATTTAGGgggattttttttccttcttcttttgatttcGTCTCCTTATCACTTTAGCAATATACTTTTTAGTTAACGCGAAAAAATTACATGTCCTGATGTGgcattaagaaaaattacacTTGAAAGTTATCCATGCAACAACCACCTAAATGGATGATCATGTGGCATTACATTGGTGCCATGTTGatgattctttttcttcttttggataaaatttttgtaatgtaaataatatcttttcttttctaaaaggGCGGGGAATGCAAATATTGCTTCCACCATcaactttataaataatatcgAGAAGCATTCTCTTCTATATCAAAGAGACTCCTAAAATTCCATGCGTATCTTATGTACACAAACTCTAACAAAGAATAGAACTTCTTTAGcacatttattatattttttgaaatataaagaaaatgacagATAAAAACTTGAATTAGTCTATAAGCAAAAGATGCAAAGCAGACACACTTAAATAGTGTGTGATCAAGAACAATTTTGGACTTCATTTTGACATTTTACTCAAGTCCCATCTATCCTGGAAGATTGAATATATTGAACATCAATTGTTGcacattttagtatttttgtgGTTTTACTCCCCCCGCGGTAATAATCAATTAAGAGAGTTGGTTTTTTCATGTGGAAGGTCAATGATATGGTTACAAGCTCTGCAACATAAGAAGGCCATAAAAGTCAACTTAACCAATAAAATTGATACTGGATGTGTAAAAATCGTCTGGAAGCGCCAGTATTAGCACCCatttcagaaatatacaacatcagtagtaaaatattttcctTCCAAGTTAGTTACACCAGATGGGcattatataataatcaatgcaatttaataactaaaaatgaaaCTTAAAGCAAAAAGGATGGGGAGAAAGATCAAGTAATTCacaaatgcaaaaaaaagaaccaaggtccagaaagaaaaattgctAAACCACAGGGTTcattttttaacttattttgaAAGCCAAAATCAGAACTACATAATATTTGCTTAGCAAGAGTTACAAAGATCACATCCGCTGCTAAACAGATTTCTTTCTAGACATTCAGATAAACACTTTGATGAGCTGACATCTAAgctatacatattttatatctttcatTGCTGACTGTCTAGCAACATAATAGCCCCCATGTAAAGGCAGGTCAAATAATAAATGCTTGTTCTTATTATGTACCTTTAGTATCTCCTCCTCCTTAGCTGTCCATGGAACTTTCTTTCGCCTGAACTGAGGAGTTGCTGGGTATGCACTGCATATCACGGTTTACACAGACTATCAGTTGTTACTCCAATGAGTCCTACTACCTAATTAGTTGGTCGGAACTTGGTCAAAGAATGCAGAAATCAGATACAAAGGGCAAAGACAACAGCTAAAAATTAAGAAGCTGGTATATTCAAGTCTTTTTCAAGATTCTACTCCAGCatagtagaaaaaaaaagaggacatattattataatctaGAGAAAACTTAAGATACTTGAAAAATATCTACAAACTTACTATTGAATCTCTCTCATCCTTCTCCTCCGTAATCTTATGGAGTAATCAGACATCATATTTTCATCACTTTCATCGTCAGAGGTTTCTCCTTCATCAACATTACCAGCACAAACCGGTTTCTCTAATACATCACTACTTTGCTGCTCTAAAACTTCCTTCTCAAATCTTCCTTCAGCTTcttctttatttgaagaaaacATCTCTTTGTCTTTGGACATTGGATTATCACCATGAGACTTAAGGCCAGCAGAAGTTTGGTCTTCTCTGTCAAGTCCCCTTGCAAACGAAGACTTTGGAGACATCTCTTCACTTTCATTTGCTTCAGAAGCAATATGAGTTATCCCATGAGTTGCACCAAGCTGTTCTCTACACATTACATTCACATCAATACATGATAACATAGGCTCCTCTGGTTGCCTATCCCCTATTCTTTTCTCAACTTGGCCATTGATTATACATGCACGcactttatcattttttttatcagatCCTCTCTCCCCCAAATCCGCAGTCTCATGGATTTTGCAAATATTATCCTCATCTTCATTATGTCCTAAATTACTAAGCTTTTGTAAATGTGATCTCTCAGGACGCTTATGAATAAATGCAGATAGTTCCTTCCTTGCCAAAGTAGCTGTTTTCTTAGCTTCAAGATACTTCGAGATGGCATAAGAATATGCACAGAATGGACAGTAGAAGTTTCCCTTCTCATCAAATTTTGGTGAGCAACCTAAGCACTTCTCATGAACCACGAATGGACAACCAACAGCATTACAAACCAACAACTGACCATCTTTGCTACATTGTACACAAAGATTTAGCTCTGTCCAGTTAGATGGAGAAGCATGACTTAGGGTACACTGAGAGCTCAAGAAATGACTCTTCTCCATGGCAACATCAATCATCTCATGATGATACCCACCACTTTCACTTGATGTGTCTTCTTGATAAAGATTCTCTATGCCACCTTCTGATTTTTCGACAGTGGTACCTCTGGGAAATCCACTCAAGGAAACAACTTGCGGTGATCTAAGTTGACTACCATAATCATGGTTGTTTTTATTGTCATCAGCGGAGACTTCTTGGGGGGTTCTTAGAGAGGATGCACCGTTTGATGCTCTAGGTTCAGCCTTATTGACTTCATCATCCAAGATACATTGGTGGGATCCATCTCCAAATGTACCTTCTGACTTTTTGTTGGCATTATTTACACGGTCAGAATGATTGTTCTGGAAGTTATTAGCATCAGCAGTAGGAATTCCCCCAAGCCTCTCTGTAGCAACAAACTTGCCATGACCATTCCCAAAAGAGCAGCATTCACCTAATCCTATTTGTGCAACTCTTTCCACATGGCAACTTTCTTTTTGTGCATCTCCAACCATCATTCTGGAAGAATCTTCCACCAATTCATTACAGGGttgagaaattaaaatctgTTCCCTAGACTTCTTAGCACACGAGGCATTAGTCTTAAACTTCTTAGCATTTAGAAGGAGATCACTCTCATCCATGCCCCCTTGATCTTCCTGATAGTCTCCACTTGGATGCTCATTATCCAAATCATTTCCATTCCTTTTCAAGGGTAATAAATTTTTCAGGCAAGAATCATCTCTCACCATTCTATTCATATTTTCAAGTGGCAAATGAATGTTGTTTCCTTCTGGTGCCATAATTTGGGCATCAGTGCCATTACTGTCAGTCCCACAACTAACAGTGATTCTATTATTCTCATCATTTTTATGCACCAGACCACTAAGTTCTCCGAAGAAAGCAGCATATGGATGAGTACCTTCAAGAATTGCATCTTTCAGCTGTTATACACAACAAACGGACCACAATGACCAACaataaataaggaaagaaaatcttttACTAGTTCTATGCAACAGGGAACTTACtgaaaatagaaatttctAATTACCTGTTCTAAAGCACATTTTGGCATGGAAGCTCTTTTGTGCAAGATAAAAGGAGGCACATCCCATTTCAACAGATCCGGTCCAGCCATTTTTAAATCAGATACAGGCATCTAAAaatggagaaaagaaaaggaaaaacatggCTTAACAGCATTAGAAATTAATAGCACaatgttataaaatttatgcttcatatatctataaaccaaatccaaaaaaaataaaagcttacCTCTTTCAGTATGGATTGAAGCACATCTTCGCAAGCTTCGTTGAGGTcaaatttaatcttttgatTCGGGACAGAGGGGGCATCATTCGGAGCTTCATTAGTATTATTAGTAAACAAATGCTCCAAACATTTCAAAGCAACCATTTCCCTAGTGTTCTTTCCTAAATCCTCAGGTAATTCAGGAGCCTCATCAATCAAatctgagaaaagaaaaatccaatCAAAACGACAAgcaaaatagtatttttacgtggaagaaaaatcaattacataaCCAGAAATGTAAATAACGATTATGCAAACGTGCTAATTTACCATGTAAAATGGAGGGGTCTATTTGTTTGAAGCTTGCTAGATACTCAATGGCCCAAAGCCACGCAACACCCGAATCGGCGCTACAAGTATCGGCCATGAAATCGGATAATTCAAAATGTCTCCAAAATCACCTACCACTAGCGTAACAAGCCATCcatgtaatataattattacaCGATACAAATAAAACCCTAACTCTTTACTGAAGAGAAATTCGGGATTCTGCGCcctgatttaaaaaaaaataataaaaataaaagatttcaaACTTGGATATGTGTGTGCTCAATTTTCTTGGCAGCCAAAGAAAACAAGTTTGTGCTGAATTATACAACGGTGACCCGCAGGCGGGAAGCCGTAACCGACAACGGCGTTCGTCTGGCTGGAGGAGTTTATTATTGCTATCGGTGTAAATTGAAGGAAGTTGATTCGAACGCTGTCTAGTGTCTTGTGCCCagaaagttttttttttaatagttctTTACAGTTATTGAATGAGAATTTACCCCCTCAACTTGTTAAGAAAAGTACAATTCACTCCAAAATTAACTCTTTGGTCTAATTGCAacctattcttttattaaattttcatagCAATTGCCATTCTTGCTGTGttgaaaaaagatattaaaaatgaaaattgggTTAGTTTATGTTAATGTGGCACcgaaactaattaaaaaatacaaagagaaaaacaaaaaagcaaGCCACATCAGTAAATCATTTGCTCACATTGGGAAGAAAGAGAGAGTAGGACTAGAGAAGAGAAGTTGTTCGTGGAAGTTCTAGAGAAAATTATGAAGAACGattcaccttttctttttttcttgattgagAGACGAGAAGTTCTTGGAAGTAATTTCATTACAACAAAACACATTGTCTTGATAAATAATCCATGTCAGCAAGTGATTTATTGATGTGgtttgcttttttattttttattttttatttttcaactttaactATCAAAACtttataatagaaaagaaaattatataaaaattggataatttagaaaaaccactcaaaaagcataaaaattttcaaataattaagcCTACCAAGTATGACTAAATAGGTGTTTCGTTCGACTGCTCGGACTAGCTAGTAATTGATTTATACCTAACAGCTGTAATAAAATCTGTTTGAtgagattttaatattagctGCTAATAGCTGTATCTAACTCAAATAATAGCCGATAGGAATAGCTCCTCTTAGGAACTTTTGACAAACAAccgataaaatattttattcattattcctttttaaatttcactGATGAAAACAGGTTGGTGCTTATAACTATATTTGATGCACACAACGTATCATTTGTTTCTATCACTACTAATCCCTTTGTTCATTTAGCCATGTTGCTgctgttttttttctttatgtgaTTCTTCTAATTCTTGACAGCAATCATGTGGGAATTAATTATTTgctgataaataatttatgaatcattatttttattttaattaacttttttttatacttttatttttataaa
Coding sequences within:
- the LOC8278948 gene encoding uncharacterized protein LOC8278948 isoform X4; the protein is MGCASFYLAQKSFHAKMCFRTGTHPYAAFFGELSGLVHKNDENNRITVSCGTDSNGTDAQIMAPEGNNIHLPLENMNRMVRDDSCLKNLLPLKRNGNDLDNEHPSGDYQEDQGGMDESDLLLNAKKFKTNASCAKKSREQILISQPCNELVEDSSRMMVGDAQKESCHVERVAQIGLGECCSFGNGHGKFVATERLGGIPTADANNFQNNHSDRVNNANKKSEGTFGDGSHQCILDDEVNKAEPRASNGASSLRTPQEVSADDNKNNHDYGSQLRSPQVVSLSGFPRGTTVEKSEGGIENLYQEDTSSESGGYHHEMIDVAMEKSHFLSSQCTLSHASPSNWTELNLCVQCSKDGQLLVCNAVGCPFVVHEKCLGCSPKFDEKGNFYCPFCAYSYAISKYLEAKKTATLARKELSAFIHKRPERSHLQKLSNLGHNEDEDNICKIHETADLGERGSDKKNDKVRACIINGQVEKRIGDRQPEEPMLSCIDVNVMCREQLGATHGITHIASEANESEEMSPKSSFARGLDREDQTSAGLKSHGDNPMSKDKEMFSSNKEEAEGRFEKEVLEQQSSDVLEKPVCAGNVDEGETSDDESDENMMSDYSIRLRRRRMREIQYAYPATPQFRRKKVPWTAKEEEILKEGVQKFSNISDRTISWKKILEYGSAVFLHDRTTTDLKDKWRNICKGSPKCQ
- the LOC8278948 gene encoding uncharacterized protein LOC8278948 isoform X3 codes for the protein MADTCSADSGVAWLWAIEYLASFKQIDPSILHDLIDEAPELPEDLGKNTREMVALKCLEHLFTNNTNEAPNDAPSVPNQKIKFDLNEACEDVLQSILKEMPVSDLKMAGPDLLKWDVPPFILHKRASMPKCALEQLKDAILEGTHPYAAFFGELSGLVHKNDENNRITVSCGTDSNGTDAQIMAPEGNNIHLPLENMNRMVRDDSCLKNLLPLKRNGNDLDNEHPSGDYQEDQGGMDESDLLLNAKKFKTNASCAKKSREQILISQPCNELVEDSSRMMVGDAQKESCHVERVAQIGLGECCSFGNGHGKFVATERLGGIPTADANNFQNNHSDRVNNANKKSEGTFGDGSHQCILDDEVNKAEPRASNGASSLRTPQEVSADDNKNNHDYGSQLRSPQVVSLSGFPRGTTVEKSEGGIENLYQEDTSSESGGYHHEMIDVAMEKSHFLSSQCTLSHASPSNWTELNLCVQCSKDGQLLVCNAVGCPFVVHEKCLGCSPKFDEKGNFYCPFCAYSYAISKYLEAKKTATLARKELSAFIHKRPERSHLQKLSNLGHNEDEDNICKIHETADLGERGSDKKNDKVRACIINGQVEKRIGDRQPEEPMLSCIDVNVMCREQLGATHGITHIASEANESEEMSPKSSFARGLDREDQTSAGLKSHGDNPMSKDKEMFSSNKEEAEGRFEKEVLEQQSSDVLEKPVCAGNVDEGETSDDESDENMMSDYSIRLRRRRMREIQ
- the LOC8278948 gene encoding uncharacterized protein LOC8278948 isoform X1, whose amino-acid sequence is MADTCSADSGVAWLWAIEYLASFKQIDPSILHDLIDEAPELPEDLGKNTREMVALKCLEHLFTNNTNEAPNDAPSVPNQKIKFDLNEACEDVLQSILKEMPVSDLKMAGPDLLKWDVPPFILHKRASMPKCALEQLKDAILEGTHPYAAFFGELSGLVHKNDENNRITVSCGTDSNGTDAQIMAPEGNNIHLPLENMNRMVRDDSCLKNLLPLKRNGNDLDNEHPSGDYQEDQGGMDESDLLLNAKKFKTNASCAKKSREQILISQPCNELVEDSSRMMVGDAQKESCHVERVAQIGLGECCSFGNGHGKFVATERLGGIPTADANNFQNNHSDRVNNANKKSEGTFGDGSHQCILDDEVNKAEPRASNGASSLRTPQEVSADDNKNNHDYGSQLRSPQVVSLSGFPRGTTVEKSEGGIENLYQEDTSSESGGYHHEMIDVAMEKSHFLSSQCTLSHASPSNWTELNLCVQCSKDGQLLVCNAVGCPFVVHEKCLGCSPKFDEKGNFYCPFCAYSYAISKYLEAKKTATLARKELSAFIHKRPERSHLQKLSNLGHNEDEDNICKIHETADLGERGSDKKNDKVRACIINGQVEKRIGDRQPEEPMLSCIDVNVMCREQLGATHGITHIASEANESEEMSPKSSFARGLDREDQTSAGLKSHGDNPMSKDKEMFSSNKEEAEGRFEKEVLEQQSSDVLEKPVCAGNVDEGETSDDESDENMMSDYSIRLRRRRMREIQYAYPATPQFRRKKVPWTAKEEEILKEGVQKFSNISDRTISWKKILEYGSAVFLHDRTTTDLKDKWRNICKGSPKCQ
- the LOC8278948 gene encoding uncharacterized protein LOC8278948 isoform X2, encoding MADTCSADSGVAWLWAIEYLASFKQIDPSILHDLIDEAPELPEDLGKNTREMVALKCLEHLFTNNTNEAPNDAPSVPNQKIKFDLNEACEDVLQSILKEMPVSDLKMAGPDLLKWDVPPFILHKRASMPKCALEQLKDAILEGTHPYAAFFGELSGLVHKNDENNRITVSCGTDSNGTDAQIMAPEGNNIHLPLENMNRMVRDDSCLKNLLPLKRNGNDLDNEHPSGDYQEDQGGMDESDLLLNAKKFKTNASCAKKSREQILISQPCNELVEDSSRMMVGDAQKESCHVERVAQIGLGECCSFGNGHGKFVATERLGGIPTADANNFQNNHSDRVNNANKKSEGTFGDGSHQCILDDEVNKAEPRASNGASSLRTPQEVSADDNKNNHDYGSQLRSPQVVSLSGFPRGTTVEKSEGGIENLYQEDTSSESGGYHHEMIDVAMEKSHFLSSQCTLSHASPSNWTELNLCVQCSKDGQLLVCNAVGCPFVVHEKCLGCSPKFDEKGNFYCPFCAYSYAISKYLEAKKTATLARKELSAFIHKRPERSHLQKLSNLGHNEDEDNICKIHETADLGERGSDKKNDKVRACIINGQVEKRIGDRQPEEPMLSCIDVNVMCREQLGATHGITHIASEANESEEMSPKSSFARGLDREDQTSAGLKSHGDNPMSKDKEMFSSNKEEAEGRFEKEVLEQQSSDVLEKPVCAGNVDEGETSDDESDENMMSDYSIRLRRRRMREIQYAYPATPQFRRKKVPWTAKEEEILKVDYNQVRH